The proteins below come from a single Streptomyces sp. B3I8 genomic window:
- a CDS encoding (Fe-S)-binding protein, protein MQLAAIIVSLVLIVVGVALFGRALLQIYTFMRLGQPVPAGTRTDAPAQRTVTVAKEFLGHTRMNRWGVVGVAHWFVAVGFFTLLLTIVNAIGQLFRADWLLPVLGDWAPYNVFVEFIGTMTVLGILTLIVLRQLSHPRSPGRKSRFAGSNFGQAYFVEAVILIVGVCIFMLHALEGAQHHVDGYEASFFVSYPVVSWLRGMDLGTLQNLTYFFAGLKIATSFIWMIVVGLKTDMGIAWHRFLAFPNIWFKRESDGGTALGALQPMTSGGRAIDFTDPGDDDVFGVSQVEQFSWKGLLDFSTCTECGRCQSQCPAWNTGKPLSPKLLIMSLRDHAHAKAPYLLAGGGKSAEGEEKASEEQLKDVPAAALAEAGRPLIGTLEENGVIDPDVLWSCTTCGACVEQCPVDIEHVDHILDMRRYQVMIESAFPSEAGTMLKNLEKKGNPWGLAKKQRLEWTKEVDFEIPVVGRDVEDLTEVEYLYWVGCAGALEDRAKKTTKAFAELLHIAGVKFAIMGGDEKCTGDSARRLGNEPLFQELGMENVMTLNAAFGEETDDDGKVTAESRRPRSAKKIVATCPHCLNTIGNEYPQLGGDYEVIHHTQLLQHLVDEGKLVPVTPVEGLITYHDPCYLGRHNKIYTPPREIIAGVPGLRNEEMHRHKERGFCCGAGGARMWMEERIGKRINNERVDEALSLNPDIVSTACPFCLVMLTDSVNGKKNEGQAKESVQVVDVAQLLLTSVKTPADEPPTGTADGTKTPEPEPVQ, encoded by the coding sequence ATCGTGTCGCTGGTCCTGATCGTGGTCGGCGTGGCACTGTTCGGCCGCGCCCTCCTGCAGATCTACACCTTCATGCGGCTGGGCCAGCCCGTGCCCGCCGGGACCCGCACCGACGCCCCCGCACAGCGCACGGTCACCGTGGCCAAGGAGTTCCTCGGCCACACCCGGATGAACCGCTGGGGCGTCGTGGGCGTGGCGCACTGGTTCGTCGCGGTGGGCTTCTTCACCCTGCTGCTGACCATCGTCAACGCGATCGGGCAGCTCTTCCGGGCCGACTGGCTGCTGCCGGTCCTCGGCGACTGGGCACCGTACAACGTCTTCGTCGAGTTCATCGGCACGATGACGGTCCTGGGCATCCTGACGCTGATCGTGCTGCGCCAGCTCTCCCACCCGCGCAGCCCCGGCCGCAAGTCCCGGTTCGCGGGCTCCAACTTCGGCCAGGCGTACTTCGTCGAGGCCGTCATCCTGATCGTCGGCGTCTGCATCTTCATGCTGCACGCACTGGAGGGCGCCCAGCACCACGTGGACGGCTACGAGGCCTCGTTCTTCGTCTCGTACCCGGTGGTGTCCTGGCTGCGCGGCATGGACCTGGGCACGCTCCAGAACCTCACCTACTTCTTCGCCGGCCTGAAGATCGCCACCTCGTTCATCTGGATGATCGTGGTCGGCCTGAAGACCGACATGGGCATCGCCTGGCACCGCTTCCTGGCCTTCCCCAACATCTGGTTCAAGCGGGAGAGCGACGGCGGTACGGCGCTGGGCGCACTGCAGCCGATGACCTCGGGCGGCAGGGCGATCGACTTCACCGACCCGGGCGACGACGACGTCTTCGGCGTCTCCCAGGTCGAGCAGTTCTCCTGGAAGGGCCTGCTGGACTTCTCCACCTGCACCGAGTGCGGCCGCTGCCAGTCGCAGTGCCCCGCGTGGAACACCGGCAAGCCGCTCTCCCCGAAGCTGCTGATCATGTCGCTGCGCGACCACGCGCACGCCAAGGCGCCCTACCTGCTGGCCGGTGGCGGCAAGTCGGCGGAGGGCGAGGAGAAGGCGTCCGAGGAGCAGCTGAAGGACGTCCCCGCGGCCGCCCTCGCGGAGGCCGGGCGCCCGCTGATCGGCACCCTGGAGGAGAACGGGGTCATCGACCCCGACGTCCTGTGGTCCTGCACCACGTGCGGGGCCTGCGTCGAGCAGTGCCCCGTCGACATCGAGCACGTCGACCACATCCTCGACATGCGCCGCTACCAGGTGATGATCGAGTCCGCGTTCCCGAGCGAGGCGGGCACGATGCTCAAGAACCTGGAGAAGAAGGGCAACCCCTGGGGCCTGGCCAAGAAGCAGCGGCTGGAGTGGACCAAGGAGGTCGACTTCGAGATCCCGGTCGTCGGACGTGACGTCGAGGACCTCACCGAGGTCGAGTACCTGTACTGGGTCGGCTGCGCGGGCGCGCTGGAGGACCGCGCGAAGAAGACCACGAAGGCCTTCGCGGAACTCCTCCACATCGCGGGCGTGAAGTTCGCCATCATGGGCGGCGACGAGAAGTGCACCGGCGACTCCGCCCGCCGCCTGGGCAACGAGCCCCTGTTCCAGGAGCTCGGCATGGAGAACGTCATGACGCTGAACGCGGCGTTCGGCGAGGAGACGGACGACGACGGCAAGGTGACCGCCGAGTCGCGCAGGCCGAGGTCGGCGAAGAAGATCGTCGCCACCTGCCCGCACTGCCTCAACACGATCGGCAACGAGTACCCGCAGCTCGGCGGCGACTACGAGGTCATCCACCACACGCAGCTGCTCCAGCACCTGGTGGACGAGGGCAAGCTGGTCCCGGTCACCCCGGTCGAGGGCCTCATCACCTACCACGACCCGTGCTACCTGGGCCGGCACAACAAGATCTACACCCCGCCGCGCGAGATCATCGCGGGCGTGCCCGGACTGCGCAACGAGGAGATGCACCGCCACAAGGAGCGCGGCTTCTGCTGCGGCGCGGGCGGCGCGCGCATGTGGATGGAAGAGCGCATCGGCAAGCGCATCAACAACGAACGCGTCGACGAGGCGCTGTCGTTGAACCCCGACATCGTCTCCACGGCCTGCCCGTTCTGCCTGGTCATGCTCACCGACTCGGTCAACGGCAAGAAGAACGAGGGCCAGGCGAAGGAGTCCGTCCAGGTCGTGGACGTCGCCCAGCTCCTCCTCACCTCCGTCAAGACCCCGGCGGACGAACCGCCCACGGGCACGGCGGACGGCACGAAGACACCGGAACCGGAGCCGGTGCAGTAG